A genomic region of Gadus macrocephalus chromosome 5, ASM3116895v1 contains the following coding sequences:
- the cdan1 gene encoding codanin-1, with protein MTIATARAVERPGDAPPLPPPPQSAPVLDVCGLLRRCVGRGRAVLTLPWMVEFLSMLDFTGPLLPCYRSALGSLLLLYRGLVLGRGGEVCYLNKLLMVAALGWLFQIPVIPEDIFFTSDFTDVARLEDPPPGVQGLDCLPLVDQQLLYVCCPFLGEFRKILAAFVSGSAAKSSGILRKITPTSAEPRDAPIANRSQQKLQVDLEQAFFHNQPPSLRRTVEFVAERVGSNCVKHMKATLVSELVQRGEELLRAGLQSPGASGPKLHEAIGAQLSDRGMEAPARATRFCSDKSPDAIRNLLPVETSPVVLTTSENITKRLATEKACSWLAANITALIRREWKSRFDRVMKSMDAQGAGLEPANQALPSTPKRKPGGERALVCPTACPHAAPLPSDVLIQMKEVLSVGVGPRTEAELLTGPELRALLGRVGEALACRKFLTPVSEQMLLRSTVLLACQIVGGDLPVLSPQGVGDGDPGSSPGAGPGEGGGVLEALADLWERECCWATPLHLLFSELNVTAVLRAPPKGLDSYEFLVRRLLTKGLLGEEELASHWRKLSGVSPIQVLTEKFELLPFLLVKPAMALPETLSPTGQ; from the exons ATGACCATTGCCACTGCCAGAGCAGTCG agcgcCCCGGTGACgctccccctctgcccccccccccccagagcgcCCCGGTGCTGGACGTGTGCGGGCTGCTGCGGCGGTGCGTGGGGCGGGGCCGCGCGGTGCTCACCCTCCCCTGGATGGTGGAGTTCCTCTCCATGCTGGACTTCACCGGACCGCTGCTGCCCTGCTACCGCAGCGCGCTGGggtcactgctgctgctgtacag GGGTCTGGTCCTGGGCCGGGGGGGCGAGGTGTGTTACCTGAACAAGCTGCTGATGGTGGCCGCTCTGGGCTGGCTCTTCCAG ATCCCGGTTATCCCGGAGGACATCTTCTTCACCAGTGACTTCACCGACGTGGCCCGGctggaggaccccccccccggggttCAGGGGCTG GACTGCCTTCCTCTGGTGGACCAGCAGCTGCTGTACGTCTGCTGTCCCTTCCTGG GCGAGTTCAGGAAGATCCTGGCCGCCTTCGTGTCGGGCAGCGCGGCCAAGAGCAGCGGGATCTTACGGAAGATCACGCCCACGTCTGCCGAGCCGCGGGACGCGCCCATCGCCAACCGGTCCCAGCAGAAGCTCCAG gtgGACCTGGAGCAGGCGTTCTTCCACAACCAGCCCCCGTCCCTCCGCCGCACCGTGGAGTTCGTGGCGGAGCGCGTCGGCTCCAACTGCGTCAAACACATGAA gGCCACGCTGGTGAGCGAGCTGGTGCAGCGAGGGGAGGAGCTTCTGAGGGCGGGGCTGCAGTCCCCGGGCGCCAGCGGGCCCAAGCTGCACGAGGCCATCGGGGCCCAGCTGAGTGACCGCGGCATGGAGGCCCCCGCCAGGGCCACCAG GTTCTGCAGCGACAAGAGTCCAGATGCCATCAGGAACCTTCTGCCAGTGGAAACTTCTCCCGTC gTGTTGACCACGTCGGAGAACATCACCAAGCGCCTGGCCACGGAGAAGGCCTGCAGCTGGCTGGCGGCCAACATCACAG ccctgatACGACGAGAGTGGAAGAGCCGCTTCGACCGCGTCATGAAGTCCATGGACGCGCAGGGGGCAGGGCTGGAGCCGGCCAATCAGGCGCTGCCCAGCACCCCCAAGAGGAAACCGGGAGGCGAGCGAGCGCTGGTCTGTCCGACGGCCTGCCCCCAcgcagcccccctcccctcagacgTCCTCATCCAGATGAAG gaGGTGCTCAGTGTGGGCGTGGGGCCCAGGACGGAGGCGGAGCTGCTCACCGGCCCTGAGCTCAGGGCTCTGCTGGGCCGGGTgggagaggccctggcctgtagGAAG TTCCTGACCCCGGTCTCTGAGCAGATGCTGCTGCGCTCCACGGTGCTGTTGGCGTGTCAGATCG TGGGCGGCGACCTCCCCGTTCTGTCTCCCCAGGGCGTCGGCGACGGggaccctggctcctccccgggggcggggccaggggaggggggcggggtcctAGAGGCCCTGGCTGACCTATGGGAGAGGGAGTGCTGCTGGGCCACGCCCCTCCACCTGCTCTTCAGCGAGCTCAACGTCACGGCCGTGCTGCGGGCGCCGCCCAAAGGG tTGGACAGCTATGAGTTCCTGGTCCGACGGCTGCTGACCAAAGGCCTGCTGGGAGAAGAGGAGCTGGCCTCTCATTGGAGGAAACTCTCCGGTGTGTCGCCCATACAG GTTCTTACGGAGAAGTTTGAGCTGCTGCCATTCCTGCTGGTCAAGCCGGCCATGGCTTTACCGGAGACACTGAGCCCGACCGGCCAGTAG